A window of Enoplosus armatus isolate fEnoArm2 chromosome 3, fEnoArm2.hap1, whole genome shotgun sequence contains these coding sequences:
- the lrig1 gene encoding leucine-rich repeats and immunoglobulin-like domains protein 1: protein MAASLGRFGYVSRSVFYLILSVELFVSYGLSSDLPCAQNCTCSGDSVDCSSVELTATPLDLPVRTVSLNLGHNKLTAISVEAFDNLPNLRELRLDHNELTSIPDLGRAASKIVSLYLHHNKIRSIDGRRTRELVSVETLDLSNNDITELRGHCFPAGLQVRDLYLSNNKISVLELGALDHLGSTLQVLRLSRNRISQIPVRAFQLPRLTQLELNRNRIRQVEGLTFQGLSSLEVLKLQRNSISKLTDGAFWDLAKMKVLHLDYNSLTEVNSGSLYGLTSLQQLFLSNNSIARINPDGWKFCQKLRELNLSYNNLTRLDEGSLAVLGDLHALRLGHNSISHITEGAFRGLKAVRILELDHNDISGTIEDTNGAFSGLDSLNKLTLFGNKIKSVAKKAFSGLETLEHLNLGENAIRSIQSDAFSKMKNLKTLLIQSDSFLCDCQLHWLPDWLVTRSLQAGVNATCAHPESLKGTSIFQAPSDSFVCDDLPKPQITVQPETTVTVLGSDVRLTCTAASSSSSPMTFAWRKDQELLRHAETENYAHVRAHHQGTTSDTPGAGGGVMEYTTILHLRHVTFAHEGRYQCIITNHFGSTYSSKARLIVNVLPSFVKTPRDSTIRTGHTARLECAAEGHPAPQIAWQKDGGTDFPAARERRMHVMPDDDVFFIMDVKPEDMGVYSCTAKNTAGTVSANATLTVLETPHLAQDLEDRSVVVGDTVALQCKALGSPPPRITWLRNDQPLRPSDRHHFTPGNQLLVIGSASLEDAGRYTCLMSNTLGTERAHSQLVVTGRRSPCAPHPGPSTVTIGIIVIAVVTSIVVTSLVWVCIIYQTRKKSEECSVTNTDETIVPPDVPSYLSSQGTLSERQDVCIRVEAGGGPQPNGHVVDTAGFDGTVVCTDCMENGSSYSKDPDYLTHGFGPAGGMEYQQHSAPPPYSHYHPAEQHDAGPHSNPLCNGTPNGIRKDTQGSTFPKNHNTLQLNQHDRKASRAGQTAACSPSPEDSFHKPVKLAGVTSRGGLDSDCEPELRQTLLSNGHTLRASQNESAPLRRASD from the exons aaatcTTGGCCACAACAAGCTGACCGCCATCAGTGTCGAAGCTTTTGACAACCTTCCTAACTTGAGAGAGCT GCGGCTGGACCACAATGAGCTGACCTCCATACCAGATTTAGGACGAGCTGCTTCCAAGATTGTATCTCTCTACCT ACATCATAATAAGATCCGCAGTATAGACGGCAGGCGGACCAGAGAGCTGGTTTCTGTGGAAACCCTGGACCTGAGCAATAATGACATCACTGAGCTCCGAGGGCACTGCTTTCCTGCGGGCCTCCAAGTCAGAGACCT GTACCTGAGCAACAACAAGATCAGCGTGTTGGAGCTCGGAGCTCTGGACCATCTGGGCTCAACTCTACAGGTCCTGAGACTGAGCCGAAACCGCATCAGCCAGATCCCCGTGAGAGCCTTCCAGCTCCCGAGGCTCACCCAGCT TGAGCTGAACAGGAACCGTATCCGTCAGGTGGAGGGTCTCACCTTCCAGGGTCTGTCCAGCCTGGAGGTTCTCAAGCTGCAAAGAAACAGTATCAGCAAACTGACTGACGGGGCCTTCTGGGACCTGGCCAAGATGAAAGTCCT GCACCTGGACTACAACAGCCTGACAGAGGTGAACAGTGGCTCCCTGTACGGCCTGACCTCCCTTCAGCAGCTGTTCCTCAGTAACAACTCTATAGCCCGCATCAACCCTGACGGCTGGAAGTTCTGCCAGAAGCTGAGGGAACT gaATCTGTCGTACAACAACTTGACTCGTCTGGATGAAGGCAGTCTGGCTGTGCTGGGGGATCTCCACGCTCTCCGTCTGGGCCACAACTCCATCAGCCACATCACCGAGGGAGCCTTCAGAGGCCTCAAGGCAGTACGCATTCT gGAGCTGGACCATAACGACATCTCGGGCACAATAGAGGACACCAACGGGGCCTTCTCTGGATTGGACAGCCTCAACAAGCT GACTCTGTTTGGAAACAAGATCAAGTCGGTGGCCAAGAAAGCCTTCTCTGGCCTGGAGACCCTGGAACACCT GAACTTGGGAGAGAATGCTATTCGTTCCATCCAGTCCGATGCCTTCAGTAAAATGAAGAACCTCAAAACCCT TCTCATTCAGAGCGACAGCTTCCTGTGTGACTGCCAGCTCCACTGGCTGCCCGACTGGTTGGTGACGCGAAGTTTGCAGGCCGGGGTCAACGCCACCTGTGCCCACCCGGAGAGCCTAAAGGGCACCAGCATCTTTCAGGCTCCGTCCGACAGCTTTGTGTGTG ACGACCTCCCAAAGCCCCAAATCACCGTGCAGCCAGAAACTACGGTGACGGTCCTTGGCAGCGACGTGCGTCTCACCTGCACGGCCGCGAGCAGCAGCTCCTCACCCATGACCTTTGCTTGGCGCAAAGACCAGGAGCTGCTTCGCCACGCCGAGACGGAGAACTATGCCCACGTGCGCGCTCACCACCAAGGCACAACGTCTGACACGCCGGGTGCAGGTGGAGGCGTGATGGAATACACCACTATCCTGCACCTGCGACACGTCACGTTTGCCCACGAGGGCCGCTACCAGTGCATCATCACCAACCACTTTGGCTCCACCTACTCCAGCAAGGCCCGCCTCATCGTCAACG TTCTCCCGTCCTTCGTGAAGACTCCCAGGGACAGCACTATCAGGACAGGCCACACGGCGAGGCTGGAGTGTGCCGCTGAGGGCCACCCGGCACCGCAGATCGCCTGGCAGAAGGATGGTGGCACGGATTTCCCCGCCGCTCGGGAGCGCCGCATGCACGTCATGCCCGACGATGACGTGTTCTTCATCATGGACGTGAAGCCGGAGGACATGGGCGTGTACAGCTGCACTGCCAAAAACACAGCGGGCACCGTCTCCGCCAACGCCACTCTCACCGTGCTGG aaaCGCCCCACCTGGCCCAGGACCTGGAGGACCGCAGCGTGGTGGTCGGGGACACGGTGGCCCTGCAGTGCAAGGCCCTGGGCAGCCCGCCGCCCCGCATCACCTGGCTGCGCAACGACCAGCCTCTGCGCCCCTCCGACCGACACCACTTCACCCCAGGGAACCAGCTGCTGGTCATCGGCTCGGCGTCGCTGGAGGACGCCGGCCGCTACACCTGCCTCATGTCCAACACCCTGGGCACGGAGCGCGCTCACAGCCAGCTGGTGGTGACCGGGCGCCGCAGCCCCTGCGCGCCACACCCGGGGCCTAGCACGGTCACCATAGGGATCATAGTCATCGCCGTGGTGACCAGTATCGTGGTGACATCGCTGGTGTGGGTATGCATCATCTACCAGACGAGGAAGAAGAGCGAGGAGTGCAGTGTCACCAACACAG ATGAGACGATAGTTCCTCCAGACGTACCCAGCTACCTCTCCTCCCAGGGCACTCTGTCCGAGCGGCAGGATGTTTGCATCCGTGTGGAGGCCGGCGGTGGACCTCAGCCCAACGGACACGTCGTGGACACCGCAG GTTTCGACGGCACAGTAGTGTGCACGGACTGTATGGAGAACGGCAGCAGCTACTCCAAAGACCCTGACTACCTGACGCACGGGTTTGGCCCCGCTGGAGGCATGGAGTACCAGCAGcactctgcccccccacccTACTCTCACTATCATCCAGCGGAGCAGCATGATGCGGGGCCGCACTCAAACCCGCTCTGCAACGGGACACCCAACGGGATCCGAAAGGACACGCAAGGGTCCACATTTCCAAAAAACCACAATACGTTACAACTGAACCAACATGATAGAAAAG CGAGCAGAGCGGGACAAACGGCGGCGTGCTCTCCGTCACCGGAGGACTCCTTCCACAAGCCGGTGAAGCTGGCCGGCGTGACGAGCCGCGGAGGCCTCGACAGTGACTGTGAGCCTGAGCTCAGGCAGACTCTGCTGTCAAACGGACACACCCTCAGAGCCTCTCAGAATGAGAGCGCCCCCCTAAGGAGAGCCAGCGACTAG